The Geodermatophilaceae bacterium NBWT11 genome has a segment encoding these proteins:
- the mftE gene encoding mycofactocin biosynthesis peptidyl-dipeptidase MftE: MVSELRTAHSPDLPHRPTVVVPLGSVEQHGAHLPLGTDTTVAAAVAGAAVARVPGLLLAPALPYGASGEHEGFPGTVSLGTEALTAVLVELGRSAGLWAGRLLVVNGHGGNLEALRAAVALLRHEGRDVAWFPCGVAGGDAHAGRTETSLLLHVEPDAVRPDRAEAGETAPIGELLPRLRAEGVRGVSPNGVLGDPAGATAAEGARFLAGMVDRLVVAVGNWQVDAGGRLLG, translated from the coding sequence GTGGTGAGCGAGCTGCGGACGGCGCACTCCCCGGACCTGCCGCACCGGCCCACCGTCGTCGTCCCGCTGGGCTCGGTGGAGCAGCACGGCGCGCACCTGCCGCTGGGCACCGACACCACGGTGGCCGCCGCGGTCGCCGGCGCCGCGGTGGCCCGCGTGCCCGGGCTGCTGCTCGCCCCCGCGCTGCCCTACGGGGCGAGCGGGGAGCACGAGGGGTTCCCCGGCACGGTGTCGCTGGGCACCGAGGCGCTCACCGCGGTGCTCGTCGAGCTGGGCCGCTCGGCCGGGCTGTGGGCGGGCCGACTGCTGGTGGTCAACGGGCACGGCGGCAACCTCGAGGCGCTGCGCGCGGCAGTGGCGCTGCTCCGGCACGAGGGGCGGGACGTCGCCTGGTTCCCGTGCGGCGTGGCGGGAGGCGACGCGCACGCCGGGCGCACCGAGACCTCGCTGCTGTTGCACGTGGAACCGGACGCCGTGCGGCCGGACCGGGCCGAGGCGGGAGAAACGGCCCCGATCGGCGAGCTGCTGCCCCGGCTGCGGGCCGAGGGCGTGCGCGGGGTGAGCCCGAACGGGGTGCTCGGCGACCCGGCCGGCGCCACCGCGGCGGAGGGTGCGCGGTTCCTCGCGGGGATGGTCGACCGGCTCGTCGTCGCCGTGGGGAACTGGCAGGTCGACGCCGGGGGCCGTCTGCTGGGGTGA